From Methylobacterium radiodurans, a single genomic window includes:
- a CDS encoding MDR family oxidoreductase, producing the protein MATFKAWVVERGESGQSLTFRDFEEADLMEGDVTVRVTHSGLNYKDGLALTGRSPVVRRFPMIPGIDFAGVVEASDDPAYRPGDAVVLTGWGVGETHLGAYAEKARVRGAWLVPLPEGLTPEQAMAIGTAGFTAMLSLMALEAHGLKPEHGPALVTGASGGVGSVAVALLARAGWHVIASTGRDAEADYLRGLGAAEIIDRAELSVPGKPLAKERWAAAVDAVGSTTLANVLAGTRADGAVAACGLAQGMDLPASVAPFILRGVALLGINSVTTPQPKRREAWSRLAAELDLGKLGAMSNRVGFQEIGRLGEEILSGKVRGRTVLTIG; encoded by the coding sequence ATGGCGACGTTCAAGGCGTGGGTGGTCGAGCGGGGCGAGAGCGGTCAGAGCCTGACGTTCCGCGACTTCGAAGAGGCCGACCTGATGGAGGGCGACGTGACCGTCCGGGTCACGCATTCGGGTCTCAACTACAAGGACGGATTGGCGCTCACCGGCCGCTCGCCGGTGGTGCGCCGGTTTCCGATGATCCCCGGCATCGACTTCGCGGGCGTGGTCGAGGCCTCGGACGATCCCGCCTACCGGCCCGGCGACGCGGTCGTGCTGACGGGCTGGGGCGTCGGCGAGACCCATCTCGGCGCCTACGCCGAGAAGGCTCGGGTCAGGGGCGCGTGGCTGGTGCCGCTGCCGGAGGGCCTGACCCCCGAGCAGGCCATGGCGATCGGAACGGCGGGCTTCACCGCGATGCTGTCGCTGATGGCGCTCGAGGCGCACGGGCTCAAGCCCGAGCACGGCCCGGCCCTCGTCACCGGTGCCTCGGGCGGCGTCGGCTCGGTCGCGGTCGCGCTGCTGGCCCGCGCCGGCTGGCACGTCATCGCCTCGACGGGACGGGACGCGGAGGCCGATTACCTGCGCGGGCTCGGTGCCGCCGAGATCATCGACCGGGCCGAGCTGTCGGTGCCGGGCAAGCCGCTGGCGAAGGAGCGCTGGGCGGCGGCCGTCGACGCGGTCGGTTCCACCACGCTGGCCAACGTCCTGGCGGGGACACGGGCGGACGGCGCGGTGGCGGCCTGCGGGCTCGCGCAGGGCATGGACCTGCCGGCCTCGGTCGCGCCGTTCATCCTGCGCGGCGTCGCGCTCCTCGGCATCAACAGCGTGACCACTCCACAGCCGAAGCGCCGCGAGGCCTGGTCGCGGCTCGCGGCCGAGCTCGACCTCGGCAAGCTCGGCGCGATGTCGAACCGCGTCGGCTTTCAGGAGATCGGGCGGCTCGGGGAAGAGATCCTCTCCGGCAAGGTGCGGGGCCGCACGGTGCTGACGATCGGCTGA
- the greA gene encoding transcription elongation factor GreA produces MSIAFVREKEGGEAFEDLPDRPISPHTNFVTPEGLAQIEAEVARLQAEVGRLDPADKAGQARVARDLRYWTARQGTAQPVERVEGETVHFGSTVTVRREDDSRQTFRIVGEDEADPARGSISYVAPLARAITGKSVGDVVEVNGQEVEVAEIR; encoded by the coding sequence ATGAGCATCGCATTCGTCCGTGAGAAGGAGGGCGGGGAGGCCTTCGAGGATCTTCCCGACCGCCCCATCTCCCCGCACACCAACTTCGTGACGCCCGAGGGCCTCGCGCAGATCGAGGCCGAGGTCGCGCGCCTCCAGGCCGAGGTTGGCCGGCTCGATCCCGCCGACAAGGCCGGACAGGCCCGCGTGGCGCGTGACCTGCGCTACTGGACCGCCCGCCAGGGCACGGCCCAGCCCGTAGAGCGGGTCGAGGGCGAGACCGTGCATTTCGGCTCGACCGTGACGGTCCGGCGCGAGGACGACAGCCGCCAGACGTTCCGCATCGTCGGCGAGGACGAGGCCGATCCGGCCAGGGGCTCGATCTCCTACGTCGCCCCGCTCGCTCGCGCGATCACCGGCAAGAGCGTCGGCGATGTGGTCGAGGTGAACGGGCAGGAGGTCGAGGTGGCGGAGATCCGCTGA
- a CDS encoding PAS domain-containing methyl-accepting chemotaxis protein, which produces MTAELALDGTVRAAGDRLCSLLGYDAREIVGRNHRGFVAGDAVDEALWTALARGEHREALAQGTTKDGRTVWLQALYLPVRNRGGKVEQVMLQASDVTDRVRERLDLRGQIRAIDKTQAVIQFDLDGRILDANANFLDAVGYRIEELRGQHHRIFMAPGTTGPDYEAFWARLNRGEPLAGMFMRHGKGGREVWLQASYNPILDAAGRPSKIVKYGVDITAERQRDAEFRGQMEAISRSQAVIAFAVDGTILEANRNFLDAVGYQSGEIVGQHHRMFVDPAYAAGPEYAAFWADLRRGNFRSGVFQRRARNGRDIWIQASYNPILDAAGRPYKVLKFAADITAATQARLEATDATRYTLSNVQAVAAAAEELSASVTEISANMARSKRAVDAISQRSHAADAFTRQLRDAARAMDGVVQTITKVAEQTNLLALNATIEAARAGAAGKGFAVVATEVKALASQTTAATAEISSQIARMQTVSDEVAEMLNAIGLTVGEVQDYVTGVASAIEEQSAVTQEISGSMHAAAGDLGRISSSLDQLSSNAA; this is translated from the coding sequence TTGACGGCCGAACTGGCGCTGGACGGCACGGTTCGGGCGGCCGGCGACCGCCTGTGCAGCCTCCTCGGCTACGATGCGCGCGAGATCGTCGGCCGGAACCACCGCGGATTCGTTGCCGGCGATGCGGTGGACGAGGCCCTCTGGACTGCCCTCGCCCGCGGTGAGCACCGGGAGGCGCTCGCGCAGGGCACGACGAAGGACGGGCGCACGGTCTGGCTGCAGGCCCTCTACCTTCCGGTGCGGAACCGGGGCGGCAAGGTGGAGCAGGTGATGCTCCAGGCGAGCGACGTCACGGACAGGGTCCGCGAGCGCCTCGACCTGAGAGGACAGATTCGTGCGATCGACAAGACGCAGGCCGTGATCCAGTTCGACCTCGACGGTCGGATCCTCGATGCGAACGCGAACTTCCTCGACGCCGTGGGCTACCGGATCGAGGAGCTGCGCGGGCAGCATCACAGGATCTTCATGGCGCCCGGCACGACGGGCCCGGATTACGAGGCGTTCTGGGCGCGCCTGAACCGGGGCGAGCCCCTGGCCGGCATGTTCATGCGCCACGGCAAGGGCGGCCGGGAGGTGTGGCTCCAGGCGAGCTACAACCCGATCCTCGACGCCGCCGGGCGCCCGTCCAAGATCGTGAAGTACGGCGTCGACATCACCGCCGAGCGCCAGCGGGACGCGGAGTTCCGCGGGCAGATGGAGGCCATCAGCCGCTCGCAGGCGGTCATCGCCTTCGCCGTCGACGGGACGATCCTGGAGGCGAACCGCAACTTCCTCGACGCGGTGGGCTATCAGTCCGGCGAGATCGTCGGTCAGCACCACCGGATGTTCGTCGACCCGGCCTATGCGGCAGGACCGGAATACGCGGCCTTCTGGGCCGATCTGCGCCGCGGAAACTTTCGCAGCGGCGTCTTCCAGCGACGGGCACGGAACGGCCGGGATATCTGGATCCAGGCGAGCTACAACCCGATCCTCGACGCCGCCGGCCGACCCTACAAGGTGTTGAAGTTCGCCGCCGACATCACCGCCGCGACCCAGGCCCGGCTCGAGGCCACCGACGCCACGCGCTACACCCTGAGCAACGTGCAGGCGGTGGCCGCCGCGGCCGAGGAGCTGAGCGCCTCCGTCACCGAGATCAGCGCCAACATGGCTCGCTCGAAGCGGGCGGTCGACGCGATCAGCCAACGGTCGCATGCGGCCGACGCCTTCACCCGGCAGCTGCGGGACGCGGCGCGCGCGATGGACGGGGTCGTGCAGACGATCACAAAGGTCGCCGAGCAGACCAACCTGCTGGCGCTCAACGCCACGATCGAGGCCGCCCGGGCCGGCGCGGCCGGCAAGGGCTTCGCGGTGGTCGCCACCGAGGTGAAGGCGCTGGCAAGCCAGACGACGGCCGCGACGGCGGAGATCTCCAGCCAGATCGCCCGGATGCAGACGGTCTCCGATGAGGTGGCCGAGATGCTGAACGCGATCGGCCTGACGGTGGGCGAGGTGCAGGACTACGTCACAGGCGTCGCCAGCGCGATCGAGGAGCAGAGCGCGGTCACCCAGGAGATCTCCGGCAGCATGCACGCGGCGGCGGGCGACCTCGGCCGGATCAGCAGCAGCCTCGATCAGCTGAGCAGCAACGCCGCCTGA
- a CDS encoding LysR family transcriptional regulator gives MIAKSPLAWDDFRMVKAIADRGALTQAAAHLGINHSTAFRRLQQIEAALGTTLFERHRTGYVATPAGEAMVAAAARMEADVAGFGREVADRADTPAGTLRITAAAGFVAELLVPLVGRFLARYPAVRADLVVAEEALNLSRRDADVALRAGIDPPPTLVGRRLSGIAWAIYGRADDGAALSGRWVGLSDSVAGGRFARFVRARAGADRIVLQLNTVMGLREAIAAGIGVGPLPCYAGDADPTLRRLGEPEPDLAADLWLLTHPGLRHAPRVRAFMDFAAEAIAAMRPAFEGAPPTGGREKCNLA, from the coding sequence ATGATCGCAAAGAGCCCGCTCGCCTGGGACGATTTCCGCATGGTCAAGGCGATCGCCGACCGCGGGGCCCTCACCCAGGCCGCCGCCCATCTCGGCATCAACCACTCGACCGCGTTCCGGCGCCTGCAGCAGATCGAGGCCGCTCTCGGCACGACGCTGTTCGAGCGCCACCGGACCGGATACGTGGCGACGCCGGCGGGCGAGGCCATGGTGGCGGCGGCCGCGCGGATGGAGGCGGACGTGGCCGGCTTCGGCCGCGAGGTCGCGGACCGCGCGGACACGCCGGCCGGCACCCTGCGCATCACAGCGGCGGCCGGCTTCGTGGCCGAACTGCTCGTCCCGCTCGTCGGCCGGTTCCTGGCGCGCTACCCGGCCGTGCGCGCCGATCTCGTTGTGGCGGAAGAGGCCCTGAACCTCTCCCGACGCGACGCCGACGTGGCGCTTCGCGCCGGCATCGACCCACCGCCGACCCTGGTGGGGCGCCGCCTGTCCGGGATCGCCTGGGCGATCTACGGGCGCGCCGACGACGGCGCCGCCCTGTCCGGCCGCTGGGTCGGCCTCTCGGACTCGGTCGCGGGTGGGCGCTTCGCCCGCTTCGTGAGAGCGCGGGCCGGCGCGGACCGGATCGTCCTGCAGCTCAACACGGTGATGGGGCTGCGCGAGGCGATCGCGGCGGGGATCGGCGTCGGGCCGCTGCCCTGCTACGCCGGAGACGCCGATCCGACGCTGCGCCGCCTCGGCGAGCCCGAGCCGGACTTGGCAGCCGACCTCTGGCTCCTCACCCATCCGGGCCTACGGCACGCTCCCCGGGTGCGCGCCTTCATGGACTTCGCGGCCGAGGCCATCGCCGCGATGCGGCCCGCCTTCGAGGGAGCGCCGCCGACAGGGGGGCGGGAAAAATGCAACCTCGCGTAG
- the wrbA gene encoding NAD(P)H:quinone oxidoreductase, producing MAKVLVLYYSSWGHVEQMAQAAAEGAREAGAEVTIKRVPELVPEEVARQFHYKLDQAAPVASPDELAGYDAIIFGTPTRFGNMAAQMKQFLDQTGGLWAKGALVGKVGSVFTSTASQHGGQETTLTSFHTVLLHHGMVVVGLPYSFQGQNGVEAVKGGSPYGATTIADGDGSRRPSAVELDGARFQGRHVATIASKLA from the coding sequence ATGGCGAAGGTTCTGGTGCTCTACTACTCGTCCTGGGGCCACGTCGAGCAGATGGCGCAGGCCGCTGCCGAGGGCGCCCGCGAGGCGGGGGCCGAGGTCACGATCAAGCGTGTGCCGGAACTCGTGCCCGAGGAGGTCGCGCGCCAGTTCCACTACAAGCTCGACCAAGCGGCGCCCGTCGCCAGCCCCGACGAGCTCGCCGGGTACGACGCGATCATCTTCGGCACGCCGACCCGGTTCGGCAACATGGCCGCGCAGATGAAGCAGTTCCTCGACCAGACCGGCGGCCTGTGGGCGAAGGGCGCCCTGGTCGGCAAGGTCGGCTCGGTCTTCACCTCCACGGCCTCGCAACACGGCGGCCAGGAGACCACGCTGACGAGCTTCCACACCGTGCTGCTCCACCATGGCATGGTGGTCGTCGGCCTGCCCTACAGCTTCCAGGGCCAGAACGGGGTGGAGGCCGTGAAGGGCGGCTCGCCCTACGGCGCCACCACGATCGCGGACGGCGACGGCTCGCGCCGGCCGAGCGCGGTCGAACTCGACGGCGCCCGCTTCCAGGGCCGGCATGTCGCGACGATCGCCAGCAAGCTGGCGTAG
- a CDS encoding L-threonylcarbamoyladenylate synthase, with protein MNDLASTPPEPTARLSGDQEGIAEAAGLLRSGQLVAFPTETVYGLGADATDPAAVTRIFAAKERPRFNPLIAHLPDLAAARRQGRFDAFAEALASAFWPGPLTLVVPATEATEVCDLARAGLPSVALRVPGHPVARDLLQAFGRPLAGPSANRSGRVSPTCAEHVLADLDGRIAAVLDGGSTRVGIESTVVACLGGTPRLLRPGGITRAALAAVLGQEPETAGDADAARPAGPGLLASHYAPRARVRLDATALEPGEAALLFGGARPEGLAEAAAVLDLSPDGDLGEAAARLFGALRDLDASKAPCIAVSPIPKTGLGEAIRDRLNRAAAPR; from the coding sequence ATGAACGATCTCGCGTCAACGCCGCCCGAACCGACCGCGCGCCTGTCTGGCGACCAGGAGGGGATCGCTGAAGCGGCCGGGCTCCTGCGGTCCGGGCAACTCGTCGCTTTCCCGACCGAAACGGTCTACGGCCTCGGCGCCGACGCCACCGATCCGGCAGCCGTCACGCGCATCTTCGCCGCCAAGGAGCGCCCGCGCTTCAACCCCTTGATCGCGCACCTGCCCGATCTCGCCGCGGCGCGGCGGCAGGGCCGGTTCGACGCCTTCGCGGAGGCCCTGGCCTCGGCGTTCTGGCCGGGGCCGCTGACGCTGGTCGTGCCGGCGACGGAGGCGACCGAGGTCTGCGACCTTGCCCGAGCCGGCCTGCCGAGCGTCGCCCTGCGGGTGCCGGGCCATCCGGTTGCGCGGGATCTTCTCCAGGCCTTCGGGCGGCCGCTCGCCGGCCCCTCCGCCAACCGCTCCGGTCGGGTCAGCCCGACCTGCGCGGAGCACGTGCTGGCCGACCTCGACGGCCGGATCGCGGCCGTGCTCGACGGAGGATCCACGCGGGTCGGGATCGAATCGACCGTGGTGGCCTGCCTCGGCGGCACGCCGCGCCTGCTGCGGCCCGGCGGGATCACCCGCGCAGCGCTCGCCGCCGTGCTCGGCCAGGAACCTGAGACGGCGGGGGACGCCGATGCTGCGAGGCCCGCGGGGCCGGGCCTCCTCGCCTCTCACTACGCGCCACGGGCGCGGGTGCGCCTCGACGCCACCGCCCTCGAGCCGGGCGAGGCGGCCCTGCTCTTCGGCGGGGCACGGCCGGAGGGTCTGGCGGAGGCGGCCGCCGTGCTGGATCTCAGCCCCGACGGCGATCTCGGGGAGGCTGCCGCGCGCCTGTTCGGGGCGCTGCGAGACCTCGACGCCTCGAAGGCGCCCTGCATCGCCGTCTCGCCAATCCCAAAGACCGGGCTCGGCGAGGCGATCCGCGACCGCCTGAACCGGGCCGCCGCACCGCGCTGA
- a CDS encoding acyl-CoA dehydrogenase encodes MSYRAPVSEMVFTLAHVAGLPEEAIGRADAEAILSEAGRLAAEVIAPLNRTGDRHGATLSEGRVTTAPGFAEAYRAFVEGGWNGLAADPDHGGQGLPQLLGAAATEIWNGANLSFSLCPLLTAGGIEALVAHGSDDLKARYLEKLVSGTWTATMNLTEPQAGSDLSGLRTRAEPAGDGTYRITGAKIYITYGEHDMADNIVHLVLARLKDAPAGTRGISLFLVPKVLPDGSANDLRCSGLEHKLGIHASPTCSMAFGDRGGATGWLIGEENRGLACMFTMMNSARLNVGLQGVGVAEAATQRALAYAHERRQGRAPGSAEASPIVQHADVQRMLLTMKAYTAAARSICYLTAAALDAARGPEGQAAGDRASLLTPVAKAFSTDIANEVTSLGVQVHGGMGFVEETGAAQLMRDARILAIYEGTNGIQAIDLTSRKLPLNGGATVRAQIAAMRRTAEGLLKSADPAFGHAAARLRAGIECLDRATSHQLAVLGSNRPEIALAGATPYLRLFGLVQGAACLGTAALAARAALAAGETDPAHRARIALARFFAHNLLPAASGLEVEVIDGGAFVDEAALVLAQ; translated from the coding sequence GTGAGCTACCGCGCGCCCGTATCCGAGATGGTGTTCACGCTGGCCCACGTCGCGGGCCTGCCCGAGGAGGCGATCGGCCGAGCCGACGCCGAGGCGATCCTCTCCGAGGCCGGCCGGCTCGCCGCCGAGGTGATCGCCCCCCTCAACCGCACCGGCGACCGCCACGGCGCGACCCTGAGCGAGGGACGGGTGACGACCGCGCCGGGCTTCGCTGAGGCCTATCGCGCCTTCGTGGAAGGGGGCTGGAACGGGCTCGCGGCCGACCCGGACCACGGCGGCCAGGGCCTGCCCCAGCTTCTGGGCGCCGCCGCGACCGAGATCTGGAACGGCGCGAATCTCTCGTTCAGCCTCTGCCCGCTTCTGACCGCGGGGGGCATCGAGGCGCTGGTCGCGCACGGCTCGGACGACCTCAAGGCCCGCTATCTCGAGAAGCTCGTCTCGGGCACCTGGACCGCCACCATGAACCTCACCGAGCCGCAGGCGGGCTCGGACCTCTCAGGCCTGCGGACCCGCGCCGAGCCCGCGGGCGACGGCACCTACCGGATCACCGGCGCCAAGATCTACATCACCTACGGCGAGCACGACATGGCGGACAACATCGTCCACCTCGTGCTGGCCCGGCTGAAGGACGCGCCCGCCGGCACCCGCGGCATCTCGCTCTTCCTCGTGCCGAAGGTGCTGCCGGACGGGTCGGCCAACGACCTGCGCTGCTCGGGGCTGGAGCACAAGCTCGGCATCCACGCCTCGCCGACCTGCTCGATGGCTTTCGGTGACCGCGGGGGCGCCACCGGCTGGCTCATCGGCGAGGAGAACCGTGGCCTGGCCTGCATGTTCACGATGATGAACTCGGCCCGGCTCAATGTCGGCCTGCAGGGCGTCGGCGTGGCAGAGGCCGCCACCCAGCGGGCGCTGGCCTACGCCCACGAGCGCCGCCAGGGCCGCGCGCCGGGTTCGGCCGAGGCGAGCCCGATCGTGCAGCACGCCGACGTGCAGCGCATGCTCCTGACCATGAAGGCCTACACGGCGGCGGCCCGCAGCATCTGCTACCTGACCGCGGCGGCCCTCGACGCGGCGCGCGGACCCGAGGGGCAGGCGGCCGGCGACCGCGCCTCGCTGCTCACGCCCGTCGCGAAGGCCTTCTCCACCGACATCGCCAACGAGGTGACCTCGCTCGGCGTGCAGGTGCACGGCGGCATGGGCTTCGTCGAGGAGACGGGGGCCGCCCAGCTGATGCGGGACGCGCGCATCCTGGCGATCTACGAGGGCACCAACGGCATCCAGGCGATCGACCTCACCAGCCGCAAGCTCCCGCTCAACGGCGGCGCGACCGTGCGGGCGCAGATCGCGGCCATGCGGCGGACGGCCGAGGGTTTGCTGAAGAGCGCCGACCCGGCCTTCGGCCACGCCGCGGCCCGGCTGCGGGCGGGCATCGAGTGCCTCGACCGGGCGACGAGCCACCAGCTCGCCGTGCTCGGCTCGAACCGGCCCGAGATCGCGCTCGCCGGGGCGACGCCGTACCTGCGCCTGTTCGGCCTCGTCCAGGGCGCCGCCTGCCTCGGCACGGCGGCCCTCGCGGCGCGCGCGGCGCTCGCCGCCGGCGAGACCGATCCGGCGCATCGGGCGCGCATCGCGCTCGCCCGCTTCTTCGCCCACAACCTGCTGCCGGCAGCCTCCGGCCTCGAAGTCGAGGTCATCGATGGCGGCGCCTTCGTGGACGAGGCCGCCCTGGTCCTGGCTCAGTAA
- a CDS encoding enoyl-CoA hydratase-related protein produces MSEHVRVEDLEGGVRLVSLNRPEKKNALTGAMYDAMRGALEDADASEAVGAVVFAGVPGAFSAGNDIADFVTRADKPFGEAPSLRFIRQLARTRTPMVAAVDGVAVGVGTTLTLHCDLVYASPSARFRTPFVELGLVPEAASSYLLPRRVGRLKATELLLLSEMFGADQAEALGLVNAVMPSDMLVEHAVAQAARLAALPRGALQASRALIRGDQEQVEAVVEAEARAFDRQLRTEETQAIFRAFLNRAKPASA; encoded by the coding sequence ATGAGCGAGCATGTCCGCGTCGAGGACCTTGAGGGCGGCGTCCGCCTCGTCAGCCTGAATCGGCCCGAGAAGAAGAACGCCCTCACCGGCGCGATGTACGACGCGATGCGCGGCGCGTTGGAGGATGCGGACGCCTCCGAGGCGGTCGGCGCGGTGGTCTTCGCCGGTGTGCCGGGGGCCTTCAGCGCCGGCAACGACATCGCCGATTTCGTGACCCGGGCCGACAAGCCCTTCGGCGAGGCGCCCTCCCTGCGCTTCATCCGGCAGCTCGCCCGCACCCGCACGCCGATGGTCGCGGCGGTGGACGGCGTCGCGGTCGGTGTCGGCACCACGCTGACGCTGCACTGCGACCTCGTCTACGCGAGTCCCTCGGCCCGTTTCCGCACACCCTTCGTCGAGCTCGGCCTCGTGCCGGAGGCGGCCTCCAGCTACCTGCTGCCGCGCCGCGTCGGGCGCCTGAAGGCGACCGAGCTGCTGCTGCTCTCGGAGATGTTCGGGGCCGATCAGGCCGAGGCGCTGGGCCTCGTCAACGCGGTGATGCCCTCCGACATGCTCGTCGAGCACGCGGTGGCCCAGGCCGCCCGCCTCGCCGCCCTGCCGCGCGGGGCGCTCCAGGCCTCGCGGGCGCTGATCCGGGGCGATCAGGAGCAGGTCGAGGCGGTCGTCGAGGCCGAGGCCCGAGCCTTCGACCGTCAGCTGCGGACCGAGGAGACGCAGGCGATCTTCCGGGCCTTCCTCAACCGCGCCAAGCCCGCCTCCGCGTGA
- a CDS encoding SDR family NAD(P)-dependent oxidoreductase, with amino-acid sequence MSGRDLLGRVCLVAGASRGVGRGIARGLGEAGATVIVTARSSETGPRTEMRPEAVEDTAREVDAAGGEGHHYLCDHRSERAVDELVRWTLRRFGRIDVAVSSVWGGNEGYDGTRYPDGAGWGTPFWRRSAEPYLGFLQGGPLASLLLARAVAPAMVSARSGLIALVSFDTADGYLGDVFYDSAKAATNRLALAFAAELAPHGVTALALSPGFVATERVRDLGQAEMATESPLYAGRALAALAADPEVSRNAGAVLHAADLARRYGFTDADGTQPERFRIGEAE; translated from the coding sequence GTGAGCGGGCGCGATCTCTTGGGGCGGGTCTGCCTCGTCGCGGGTGCCTCCCGCGGCGTCGGGCGGGGCATCGCCCGCGGCCTCGGCGAGGCCGGCGCGACCGTGATCGTCACGGCGCGCTCCAGCGAGACCGGGCCGCGCACCGAGATGCGCCCGGAGGCGGTCGAGGACACCGCCCGCGAGGTCGATGCGGCGGGGGGCGAGGGGCACCACTACCTCTGCGACCACCGCAGCGAGCGCGCCGTGGACGAGCTGGTGCGCTGGACGCTGCGCCGTTTCGGCCGGATCGACGTGGCGGTGTCGAGCGTCTGGGGCGGCAACGAGGGCTATGATGGGACGCGCTATCCCGACGGGGCCGGCTGGGGCACGCCGTTCTGGCGCCGCTCCGCCGAGCCCTATCTGGGCTTCCTGCAGGGCGGCCCGCTGGCCTCGCTGCTGCTCGCCCGTGCCGTCGCGCCCGCGATGGTCTCGGCCCGGTCCGGACTGATCGCGCTCGTCTCGTTCGACACCGCGGACGGCTATCTCGGCGACGTCTTCTACGATTCGGCCAAGGCCGCCACCAACCGGCTGGCGCTGGCCTTCGCGGCGGAACTGGCGCCTCACGGCGTCACGGCGCTCGCGCTCTCACCCGGCTTCGTAGCGACGGAGCGCGTGCGCGACCTGGGACAGGCGGAGATGGCGACCGAGAGCCCGCTCTACGCCGGCCGGGCGCTCGCCGCGCTGGCGGCCGACCCGGAGGTCTCCCGCAATGCCGGCGCGGTGCTCCACGCCGCCGACCTCGCCCGCCGCTACGGCTTCACCGACGCCGACGGCACGCAGCCCGAACGGTTCCGGATCGGGGAGGCGGAGTGA
- a CDS encoding SDR family oxidoreductase → MSGTLAGKTLFITGASRGIGLAIGLRAAKDGANVAIAAKTAEPHPKLAGTIYTAAEAIEQAGGRALPLVVDVRDEAAVRDAVGRTAEHFGGLDIVVNNASAISLTPTPQTEMKRFDLMHQINTRGTYMVSKYAIPYLEKAENPHILMLSPPLDMAEKWFAPHLAYTMAKFGMSMCVLGLAGELRRRGIAVNALWPRTTIATAAIENLLGGEAIVQASRTPEIMADAAHALFLKEARAVTGRFLIDDSFLSDEGVTDFSKYRVTPGVPLAPDFFVPDASQPPPGALA, encoded by the coding sequence ATGAGCGGCACCCTCGCCGGCAAGACCCTCTTCATCACCGGCGCGTCGCGGGGCATCGGTCTCGCGATCGGCCTACGCGCCGCCAAGGATGGGGCGAACGTGGCGATCGCCGCCAAGACCGCCGAGCCGCATCCGAAGCTCGCGGGCACGATCTACACCGCTGCCGAGGCGATCGAGCAGGCGGGCGGCCGGGCGCTGCCCCTCGTCGTGGACGTGCGCGACGAGGCGGCGGTGCGCGACGCCGTCGGCCGGACGGCCGAGCATTTCGGCGGCCTCGACATCGTGGTGAACAACGCCAGCGCGATCTCCCTGACGCCGACGCCGCAGACGGAGATGAAGCGCTTCGACCTGATGCATCAGATCAACACCCGCGGGACCTACATGGTCTCCAAATACGCGATTCCCTATCTGGAGAAGGCGGAGAACCCGCACATCCTGATGCTCTCGCCGCCTCTCGACATGGCCGAGAAGTGGTTCGCGCCCCACCTCGCCTACACGATGGCGAAATTCGGCATGTCGATGTGCGTCCTGGGCCTCGCGGGCGAGCTGCGCCGCCGGGGCATCGCGGTCAACGCGCTCTGGCCCCGCACCACCATCGCGACCGCCGCGATCGAGAACCTGCTCGGCGGCGAGGCGATCGTGCAGGCGAGCCGCACGCCCGAGATCATGGCCGACGCCGCCCACGCCCTGTTCCTCAAGGAGGCCCGCGCCGTGACCGGCCGGTTCCTGATCGACGACAGCTTCCTGTCCGACGAGGGCGTCACGGACTTTTCAAAATACCGCGTCACACCCGGCGTCCCTCTTGCGCCGGACTTCTTCGTGCCGGATGCGAGCCAACCTCCTCCCGGCGCGCTCGCCTGA